The Methanocaldococcus jannaschii DSM 2661 genome has a segment encoding these proteins:
- the pstA gene encoding phosphate ABC transporter permease PstA, protein MSPIKHKTIRMIKDKIFLFIVGALTLLAILPLFHIIISIVEKGLPIIMERGLTFITGTLSEGGIGPAIVGTLMLTFLATLIGLPLAFLAGAYAYEFPNSFIGRATKMLLQIMLEFPTILVGTFVMGMLVVPMGTFSALAGALALALILTPYVAVYTEEAMAEVPKIYKEGGYALGCTRAQVIFKVITKMAKKGILTGILIGMAKVAGETAPLLFTAGGLYEVYPTNPLEPVGAIPLLIYTLVQSPSIEDHQMAWGAALVMLIIFLAIFVPIRYALKDDIKL, encoded by the coding sequence ATGTCTCCCATTAAACATAAAACCATTAGAATGATTAAAGATAAGATATTTCTATTTATTGTTGGGGCATTAACTTTATTGGCAATACTCCCTTTATTCCATATAATAATTTCAATTGTTGAAAAAGGACTACCAATAATAATGGAAAGGGGCTTAACTTTCATAACTGGAACGTTGAGTGAGGGAGGAATAGGTCCGGCAATAGTTGGGACTTTAATGCTCACATTCTTAGCGACTTTAATTGGCTTACCTTTAGCTTTCTTAGCTGGAGCTTATGCCTATGAATTCCCAAACAGCTTTATTGGAAGAGCTACAAAGATGTTACTGCAGATAATGTTAGAATTCCCAACTATACTGGTTGGTACATTTGTCATGGGTATGTTAGTTGTTCCTATGGGAACTTTTTCAGCATTAGCTGGGGCTTTGGCTTTAGCTTTAATATTAACTCCTTATGTTGCAGTTTATACAGAAGAAGCGATGGCAGAAGTCCCAAAGATTTATAAAGAAGGAGGTTATGCGTTAGGATGCACAAGGGCACAAGTAATATTCAAAGTTATTACGAAGATGGCTAAAAAAGGAATTTTAACAGGAATTTTAATTGGTATGGCAAAGGTTGCTGGAGAAACAGCTCCTCTACTATTTACTGCAGGAGGGTTGTATGAGGTCTATCCAACAAATCCATTAGAGCCAGTTGGAGCAATTCCTCTCCTCATCTATACATTAGTTCAAAGTCCTTCTATAGAAGACCACCAGATGGCATGGGGAGCGGCTTTAGTAATGCTTATAATATTTTTAGCAATATTTGTTCCGATAAGATATGCTTTAAAGGATGATATAAAATTATAA
- the pstC gene encoding phosphate ABC transporter permease subunit PstC codes for MEIKKLLRKIDEFKIITLPAIFVVFILFVLILGFYFFNALPAIERYGIDLFITNVWKAAEEPAKEVYGLAAPIWGSIYTATIAVLIALPLSICYAIFVNDYAPKRLKYPLIVISDIMAGLPTIIYGIWGAFILVPLLRDHIMKFLYEHFSFIPLFDYPPLSGYCYLSAGILLGIMVTPFAAAIIREAYAMIPSVYKEGLVALGATRYETTKVLIKYIRPAIISGLILAFGRALGETVAVSLVIGNSFNLTYKLFAPGYTISSLIANQFGNAVLYEYMTSVLYSAGLVLFVIGLVVNIIGIYYLKRWREHVSH; via the coding sequence ATGGAGATTAAAAAACTCCTAAGAAAGATAGATGAATTCAAAATAATAACATTACCAGCAATATTTGTTGTGTTTATATTATTTGTTTTAATATTAGGCTTTTATTTCTTCAATGCACTCCCAGCTATTGAGAGATATGGTATTGATTTATTTATAACAAATGTTTGGAAAGCGGCTGAAGAACCTGCAAAAGAAGTTTATGGATTAGCAGCGCCAATTTGGGGTAGTATATATACAGCAACAATTGCTGTTTTAATAGCTTTGCCTCTATCTATATGCTATGCAATATTTGTCAATGATTATGCTCCTAAAAGACTGAAATATCCTTTAATTGTAATTTCAGATATTATGGCAGGACTTCCAACAATAATTTATGGTATATGGGGAGCATTCATATTAGTCCCTCTGTTAAGAGACCATATTATGAAATTTTTGTATGAACATTTTTCATTTATTCCACTCTTTGATTACCCTCCATTATCAGGTTATTGCTATCTATCAGCAGGAATTTTGTTGGGAATAATGGTTACTCCATTTGCAGCAGCTATTATTAGAGAGGCTTATGCAATGATTCCATCTGTTTATAAAGAGGGTTTAGTTGCTTTAGGAGCAACAAGATATGAAACCACAAAGGTTTTAATAAAATACATAAGACCAGCCATAATTTCAGGGCTTATATTGGCTTTTGGTAGGGCTTTAGGAGAAACAGTTGCTGTTTCACTGGTTATTGGAAACTCCTTCAACCTAACTTACAAGCTCTTTGCTCCAGGATATACAATATCATCATTGATAGCAAATCAATTTGGAAATGCAGTGTTGTATGAGTATATGACTTCTGTCCTCTACTCTGCTGGTTTAGTGCTGTTTGTTATAGGATTGGTTGTTAATATCATTGGAATTTATTATTTGAAGAGGTGGAGAGAGCATGTCTCCCATTAA